A region of Pirellulaceae bacterium DNA encodes the following proteins:
- a CDS encoding CBS domain-containing protein — protein MVFQLHLDTEKVEHIDLSEPLCVGPEISVRAVLEMLKKSRRSNVLICRDGKLVGIYTERDALRMMAAQSDLDGPIEQSMSVDPVTIQPGDTVQAAIKRMSSGGYRRLPVVDDDHRPVGLLKVTAILHYIVQHFPQFVYNLPPSPDDTTKQREGA, from the coding sequence GTGGTCTTTCAGCTCCACCTGGATACAGAGAAGGTTGAGCACATCGATCTTTCCGAGCCGTTGTGTGTGGGCCCGGAAATATCGGTTCGAGCTGTGCTTGAAATGCTCAAAAAATCTCGCCGTTCAAATGTACTGATTTGTCGCGATGGCAAATTAGTCGGCATTTACACGGAGCGAGATGCATTGCGGATGATGGCGGCTCAATCGGACCTCGACGGCCCGATTGAACAGTCGATGAGCGTTGATCCGGTGACGATCCAGCCTGGAGATACGGTGCAAGCCGCCATTAAGAGAATGTCTTCTGGCGGCTATCGACGCCTTCCCGTGGTCGACGATGACCATCGTCCCGTCGGCCTGCTCAAGGTGACGGCCATCCTGCATTACATCGTTCAACACTTTCCTCAATTTGTTTATAATTTACCTCCCAGCCCGGATGACACGACAAAGCAGCGAGAAGGAGCTTGA
- a CDS encoding 2-oxoacid:acceptor oxidoreductase subunit alpha encodes MATSTKDKSGTSKEIITLESATVRFAGDSGDGMQLAGTQLTNTSALAGNDVATFPDFPAEIRAPRGTLAGVSGFQIHFASEDIFTPGDNLNALVAMNPAALKTNLADLESGGILVVNEDSFDKKSLVQAGYEVNPLEDDSLDGYRLFKVGMTKITRNAVEGLGLSQKEADRCRNFFAMGLVYWLFGRGLDATERFIENKFGTKPTIAEANRRALRAGRNYGETTEAFASSYQVDRAKLPDGTYRNMTGNDALAWGFVAASKMSKTELFLGSYPITPASDILHELSRFKNFGVRTFQAEDEIAAVTATIGAAFGGAMAITTSSGPGIALKGEAMGLGMMLELPMIIVNIQRGGPSTGLPTKTEQSDLFQAMFGRNGESPLPVIAARSPADCFDVAQEAWRIAVRFMTPVILLSDGYIANGSEPWRIPDVADLKTIDVKHPPARDDDSEPFLPYERDERLARPWALPGTKGLTHRIGGLEKDDVSGNVSYDPMNHQHMTDTRALKVAKIADDVPLQEVNGEVTGDVLVLSWGGTFGACTTAVERLRAEGNSVSHAHLRYLNPLPKNLGELVGGFKKVVIPELNMGQLRLLIRAKFLVDAYGLNKVQGKPFSVGEIVEFVRNLLDS; translated from the coding sequence ATGGCGACATCTACTAAAGATAAATCTGGAACATCCAAGGAAATCATTACGCTTGAATCGGCAACGGTTCGCTTTGCTGGCGACTCGGGCGACGGCATGCAATTGGCCGGGACACAGCTCACGAACACTTCGGCACTTGCTGGAAACGATGTGGCGACCTTTCCGGACTTTCCGGCTGAAATTCGAGCGCCTCGGGGTACTCTGGCTGGCGTAAGCGGTTTTCAAATTCATTTTGCTTCGGAAGATATTTTCACGCCGGGCGATAATTTGAACGCACTCGTGGCAATGAACCCGGCTGCGTTGAAAACCAATCTTGCGGATCTCGAGTCGGGGGGGATTCTGGTTGTTAACGAAGACAGCTTTGACAAAAAAAGCTTGGTTCAAGCCGGCTACGAAGTGAATCCCCTCGAGGATGATTCCCTCGACGGCTATCGGCTCTTCAAAGTAGGGATGACCAAAATCACTCGAAATGCGGTAGAGGGGCTTGGACTCAGCCAAAAAGAAGCGGATCGCTGCCGCAACTTTTTCGCCATGGGGCTGGTTTATTGGCTGTTTGGTCGTGGTCTGGATGCAACGGAACGGTTTATCGAAAACAAATTCGGCACGAAGCCGACAATTGCTGAAGCCAATCGTCGGGCGCTGCGAGCAGGTCGCAACTATGGCGAGACGACCGAGGCATTCGCCAGTAGTTATCAAGTCGATCGTGCCAAACTGCCAGACGGCACCTATCGCAATATGACCGGAAACGACGCTCTCGCGTGGGGCTTCGTGGCCGCATCCAAAATGAGCAAGACTGAACTGTTTTTGGGTTCCTACCCAATCACACCCGCCAGCGACATATTGCATGAACTCAGTCGCTTCAAGAACTTCGGAGTTCGTACCTTTCAGGCGGAAGATGAAATTGCTGCGGTGACCGCTACGATCGGTGCTGCCTTCGGTGGAGCCATGGCAATTACGACCTCCTCCGGCCCGGGTATCGCTCTGAAAGGTGAAGCGATGGGGTTAGGGATGATGCTTGAATTGCCGATGATCATCGTAAACATCCAACGCGGTGGCCCCAGCACGGGGCTCCCAACGAAAACGGAGCAATCGGACCTGTTTCAGGCGATGTTCGGTCGAAACGGTGAGTCGCCGCTTCCTGTCATCGCTGCACGCAGTCCGGCAGACTGTTTCGATGTGGCTCAAGAGGCTTGGCGGATCGCAGTGCGATTCATGACACCTGTGATTTTGCTCTCCGATGGTTACATCGCTAATGGTTCTGAGCCTTGGCGTATTCCCGATGTGGCCGATTTAAAGACGATCGACGTCAAGCATCCGCCAGCCCGCGACGATGACAGCGAACCGTTTCTGCCCTACGAAAGGGATGAACGTCTGGCTCGCCCATGGGCCCTGCCTGGCACCAAGGGGCTCACCCATCGGATCGGTGGCCTTGAGAAAGATGATGTTTCCGGCAACGTCAGTTATGACCCCATGAACCACCAGCACATGACGGATACGCGTGCTCTCAAAGTGGCGAAGATTGCCGACGATGTGCCACTCCAGGAGGTCAATGGAGAGGTGACTGGCGACGTTCTGGTGCTCAGCTGGGGAGGTACTTTCGGGGCTTGCACGACCGCTGTCGAACGGTTGCGGGCAGAAGGTAATTCGGTCTCGCACGCCCATTTGCGATACCTCAACCCCTTGCCGAAAAACCTCGGTGAACTCGTCGGTGGCTTTAAAAAAGTCGTGATCCCTGAGTTGAATATGGGGCAACTCCGACTGCTGATTCGAGCCAAGTTCTTGGTTGATGCCTACGGCCTCAATAAAGTGCAAGGCAAACCGTTTTCAGTCGGTGAGATTGTTGAATTCGTTAGAAATCTGCTCGATTCCTGA
- a CDS encoding 2-oxoacid:ferredoxin oxidoreductase subunit beta, with protein sequence MSTELPVLKASDFASDQDVRWCPGCGDYSILAQMKKVLPTMGIPREKLVFVSGIGCSSRFPYYMNTYGMHSIHGRAPAIASGLKSARPDLTVWVITGDGDGLSIGGNHLMHAIRRNLDINIVLFNNRIYGLTKGQYSPTSPLGKITKSTPMGAIDNPLHPLSIAIGCEGTFVARSIDVNIKHLGMVLKRASEHRGTAFVEVYQNCNVFNDGAFEYATDKSSRSDNTIQLEHGKPLIFGKDRDKGIRLNGMEPEVVELGKGITEDDLLFHDEKSSEPSLAYLLSRMRHPEFPEPIGVFRAVDRPKYDEELNKQIDVARETKGEGDLEQLFNSGDTWTVTS encoded by the coding sequence ATGAGTACTGAATTGCCGGTCCTGAAGGCATCCGATTTTGCCAGTGACCAAGATGTGCGGTGGTGTCCGGGATGTGGGGACTATTCGATCTTGGCCCAGATGAAAAAAGTCTTGCCAACGATGGGGATCCCGCGAGAAAAGCTGGTATTTGTTTCCGGGATCGGCTGTTCGAGTCGCTTTCCCTACTACATGAACACTTACGGCATGCATTCCATTCATGGTCGTGCACCTGCCATCGCTTCCGGCTTGAAATCCGCGCGACCCGATTTGACGGTGTGGGTGATTACCGGTGATGGTGACGGCCTCAGTATCGGCGGCAATCATCTGATGCATGCGATTCGCCGAAACCTCGATATCAACATCGTGCTCTTCAATAATCGTATCTACGGTCTCACGAAGGGTCAGTATTCGCCGACTTCACCACTCGGAAAAATTACTAAAAGCACTCCGATGGGCGCCATTGATAATCCGTTACACCCGCTCTCGATTGCGATCGGATGCGAAGGTACGTTTGTCGCTCGCTCCATTGATGTAAATATCAAGCATCTCGGCATGGTCTTGAAGCGAGCGTCCGAGCATCGCGGCACGGCCTTCGTTGAGGTCTATCAAAACTGTAACGTCTTCAATGATGGTGCCTTCGAGTATGCAACGGACAAATCGAGTCGCTCTGATAACACGATTCAACTCGAACACGGGAAACCCCTGATCTTTGGCAAAGATCGCGATAAAGGAATTCGCCTCAACGGGATGGAACCTGAAGTTGTTGAGTTGGGGAAAGGCATCACCGAGGACGATCTCTTGTTCCACGATGAGAAATCGTCAGAGCCCAGTTTGGCTTATCTACTAAGCCGTATGCGACACCCCGAGTTCCCGGAGCCGATCGGCGTTTTTCGTGCCGTTGATCGACCCAAGTACGACGAAGAATTAAACAAGCAAATCGATGTGGCACGCGAGACCAAAGGCGAAGGTGATCTCGAGCAACTCTTTAATTCGGGCGACACCTGGACGGTGACATCATGA
- a CDS encoding CBS domain-containing protein, whose translation MIPCPLCGEDNIQGVDVCDQCGQPLSDMHLPDPKNAVEIGLLNDKAGSLETIPPISVVGETPVRDVLDLLVSEGIGCVFVVDDQETIIGVFSERDALLRLNTQSADLLDHPISDYMTENPASIRESTRIAFAVHQMDIGGYRHLPILGGVGSAVGVISVRDILSYLTKKLAAGSAL comes from the coding sequence ATGATTCCTTGTCCACTGTGTGGTGAAGATAACATCCAGGGCGTCGACGTCTGCGATCAGTGCGGCCAACCACTCAGTGACATGCATCTTCCCGATCCAAAAAATGCGGTCGAAATCGGCCTGCTGAATGACAAGGCGGGGAGTCTGGAAACGATCCCGCCAATTAGCGTCGTGGGCGAAACGCCCGTGCGAGACGTGCTTGATCTGTTAGTCAGCGAGGGCATCGGTTGCGTCTTTGTCGTCGATGATCAAGAAACGATTATCGGGGTTTTTAGTGAACGAGATGCGCTGCTGCGGTTGAACACGCAGAGTGCCGATCTGCTCGACCACCCGATTTCCGACTATATGACCGAGAATCCTGCCTCGATTAGAGAATCGACTCGGATTGCCTTTGCGGTTCACCAGATGGATATTGGCGGCTATCGCCATCTACCTATACTGGGTGGTGTGGGTAGCGCTGTAGGGGTGATATCCGTACGTGACATTTTGAGTTATCTTACCAAGAAGTTGGCAGCAGGTTCGGCCCTTTAA
- a CDS encoding BtaA family protein, translated as MRISDWLNGRMFNMVHGNNLVYNTCWEDPRLDRVALDLGPDDRVVVITSAGCNALDYALEAPRHVHAVDMNPRQNALLELKLAGIRHLEYEDFFDMFGRGRMKDAVDTYHQVLRTSISPWSQQYWDRWIRFFDNRHRPFYYRGTSGTFAKVMNVYVDRVLRVREWLDAILDAASVDEQRRIYDEHLRERFWTRSLKFAMGRNATLSMVGVPKAQRQQVDDDYDGGIVKFVQDCVEAVFARLPLADNYFWRVYLTGEYTQNCCPEYLKPENFQRLKEGLVDRVTAHTNTVEGFLDSASEPISRFVLLDHMDWLSNHHYHLLESEWGAILRKATPDARFLWRSGGLQTEFVNQARVRFNGQPRQMGELLKYDRELADNLHDQDRVHTYGSFHIADLAA; from the coding sequence ATGCGTATTTCGGATTGGTTGAACGGTCGAATGTTCAACATGGTTCACGGCAACAACCTCGTCTACAACACCTGCTGGGAGGATCCACGTCTGGATCGCGTGGCGCTCGATCTGGGTCCGGATGATCGTGTGGTGGTCATCACGTCGGCGGGTTGCAATGCGTTGGACTATGCGTTGGAAGCACCGCGCCACGTGCACGCGGTCGATATGAATCCTCGCCAAAATGCCTTGCTCGAGCTCAAGCTGGCCGGCATTCGGCATTTAGAATACGAAGATTTCTTCGACATGTTTGGTCGCGGTCGCATGAAAGATGCGGTTGATACTTATCACCAAGTACTGCGAACTTCGATTTCTCCGTGGTCGCAGCAATATTGGGACCGCTGGATTCGGTTTTTTGACAATCGCCATCGTCCTTTCTACTATCGTGGCACCTCTGGCACGTTCGCAAAGGTAATGAATGTCTATGTTGATCGTGTGCTTCGTGTGCGGGAGTGGCTTGATGCCATTTTGGATGCCGCATCGGTCGACGAGCAACGTCGAATTTATGATGAGCATTTGCGTGAGAGATTCTGGACGCGATCCTTAAAGTTTGCGATGGGTCGGAATGCGACGTTATCAATGGTTGGTGTGCCGAAAGCTCAGCGACAACAGGTAGATGACGACTACGATGGCGGGATCGTAAAATTCGTACAGGATTGTGTTGAAGCCGTGTTTGCCCGATTGCCCTTGGCGGACAATTACTTTTGGCGCGTCTATCTTACCGGCGAGTACACGCAAAACTGTTGCCCCGAGTATCTTAAGCCCGAGAATTTTCAACGGCTCAAAGAAGGCCTTGTTGATCGTGTTACGGCCCATACCAACACCGTGGAGGGTTTCTTGGATTCAGCGTCAGAGCCCATTTCACGATTTGTCCTTTTGGATCACATGGATTGGCTTTCGAACCACCACTACCATTTGCTGGAATCCGAATGGGGAGCCATTTTGCGGAAGGCAACGCCCGACGCGAGATTTCTCTGGCGTAGCGGTGGGCTGCAGACCGAATTCGTTAATCAAGCTCGGGTTCGGTTCAACGGTCAACCACGACAAATGGGCGAACTGTTGAAGTACGATCGAGAGTTGGCCGATAATCTGCATGATCAAGATCGCGTCCACACCTACGGAAGTTTTCACATCGCAGATCTTGCGGCCTGA
- a CDS encoding class I SAM-dependent methyltransferase, which translates to MALLADLRVLYHLAVKPVRGRDHAERMESFYSGQADAYDDFRRRLLKGREEMYSSLELPDAGVWVDMGGGTGSNVEYRADDLERLKSVYVVDLSKSLLEVADKRFKERGWSNARACTADATTFQPEEPVDVVTFSYSLTMIPDWFTAIENALRMLRPGGLIGVVDFYVSRKYPQATAERHAWWTRHFWPAWFGNDNVFPSADHFPYLHGHFEPVSVGEHRAKIPYLPFVRAPYYTFVGRKSESV; encoded by the coding sequence ATGGCGTTACTTGCTGACCTGAGAGTGCTGTATCATCTTGCAGTCAAGCCGGTACGTGGCCGTGATCATGCCGAGCGGATGGAGAGTTTCTACTCGGGGCAAGCCGATGCGTACGATGATTTTAGACGTCGGCTGCTCAAGGGGCGGGAGGAAATGTACTCGTCCCTTGAATTGCCCGACGCGGGCGTGTGGGTGGACATGGGAGGCGGTACGGGGTCCAACGTCGAGTACCGTGCTGATGATCTTGAACGACTCAAATCCGTTTATGTGGTCGATCTGTCAAAGTCGTTGTTGGAAGTGGCCGACAAGAGATTCAAGGAGCGGGGCTGGTCGAATGCCCGGGCCTGCACGGCTGATGCGACAACGTTTCAGCCAGAAGAGCCTGTCGATGTCGTCACCTTCTCTTATTCGCTGACGATGATTCCCGATTGGTTTACTGCAATCGAAAATGCTTTACGGATGCTGCGACCGGGAGGCCTGATCGGTGTCGTCGATTTTTACGTCTCTCGCAAGTATCCTCAAGCAACCGCAGAGAGGCATGCCTGGTGGACTCGCCATTTTTGGCCCGCATGGTTTGGCAATGATAACGTCTTTCCTTCCGCCGACCATTTCCCCTATCTGCATGGCCATTTCGAGCCTGTGAGCGTCGGCGAGCATCGTGCAAAGATTCCCTACTTGCCCTTCGTTCGCGCACCCTACTACACGTTTGTCGGCAGGAAAAGCGAATCGGTTTAA
- a CDS encoding cysteine desulfurase, with protein sequence MSVADSTLPLDPERLRADFPILSTVIHGDKPLVYLDNAATTQRPRQVIQSLVNTYEKKYANVHRGIHWLSDQSTDLYEEARGKVQSFLNAPSPQEIIFTTGTTHSINLVARSWGDANIQAGDEIILTEMEHHSNLVPWQQLAERSQCKLRHIPITDDGLLCLESYAKLLSEKTKLVAFTASSNVLGTTNPVQQIIEMARSAGAKTLVDAAQSVPKIKTDVQALGADFLVFSGHKMMGPSGVGILYGRENVLEEMPPFFGGGSMIRRVYLDRYEPADLPAKFEAGTPPIVPAIGLGAAIDYLDQVGLDSIHQHEKNLTERAHAALEMIGGIHFLGPAPEYKVGIVSFTVDGVHAHDVAQLLDREGIAIRAGHHCTMPLHRRLGINASNRASFYLYNTLAEIDQMVAAIEGAKHLFQRKGRKSSRPQ encoded by the coding sequence ATGAGCGTTGCCGACTCCACTTTGCCACTTGATCCCGAACGATTACGTGCCGACTTCCCAATTCTGTCGACTGTGATTCATGGCGACAAACCGCTCGTCTACCTCGATAACGCGGCCACCACACAACGTCCACGACAAGTAATCCAATCTCTGGTCAACACCTACGAAAAAAAATACGCGAACGTCCATCGCGGCATTCATTGGCTGAGTGACCAAAGTACGGATTTATATGAGGAAGCTCGTGGCAAAGTCCAGTCATTCTTGAATGCCCCCTCCCCGCAAGAGATTATTTTCACCACAGGAACGACGCATTCGATCAACCTGGTCGCTCGCAGTTGGGGAGACGCCAATATCCAGGCGGGTGACGAAATCATCCTCACAGAGATGGAACACCATTCGAACCTCGTACCCTGGCAACAGCTCGCGGAAAGATCCCAGTGTAAGCTTCGCCACATACCGATAACGGACGATGGCCTGCTGTGCCTTGAATCCTACGCGAAACTATTGAGTGAGAAGACGAAGCTAGTAGCCTTCACCGCCTCCTCGAATGTTTTGGGCACCACCAATCCCGTGCAACAAATCATTGAGATGGCTCGATCCGCCGGAGCTAAAACGTTGGTGGACGCTGCCCAGAGTGTTCCCAAAATCAAGACCGACGTTCAAGCACTCGGTGCGGACTTCTTGGTTTTCAGCGGCCACAAAATGATGGGCCCCTCCGGAGTGGGCATCCTCTACGGACGCGAGAACGTTTTAGAAGAGATGCCACCGTTTTTTGGCGGCGGCAGCATGATCCGGCGCGTCTATCTGGACCGCTACGAACCGGCAGACCTGCCGGCAAAATTTGAAGCCGGTACCCCGCCAATCGTACCCGCCATCGGGCTTGGTGCGGCGATCGATTACCTGGATCAGGTTGGCCTGGACAGCATTCACCAGCATGAAAAAAACTTAACAGAACGGGCTCACGCGGCCTTAGAAATGATTGGTGGCATTCACTTTTTAGGCCCAGCCCCCGAATACAAGGTGGGCATCGTCAGCTTTACGGTCGACGGAGTCCATGCCCACGATGTTGCCCAACTTCTAGATCGCGAAGGAATTGCAATTCGGGCCGGCCACCATTGCACGATGCCACTGCACCGGCGTCTCGGAATCAATGCAAGCAATCGAGCCAGTTTCTACCTCTACAACACGCTCGCTGAAATCGATCAGATGGTAGCTGCTATCGAGGGGGCGAAGCACCTGTTTCAACGCAAAGGGCGTAAATCGAGTCGGCCACAATAA
- a CDS encoding SUF system NifU family Fe-S cluster assembly protein: MPNNDEELYQEHVLDHYEDPYHRGQCEKATHAHEDDNPLCGDIVRIELKLDEGGKIHDVWFDGDGCCISQASASMLIEKMNGKSVDDVKDFSAEQMLDLFGARLTPNRQKCCLLSWRVLQSAIFSPLDASDPDSNPGPDFNGPDLGEES, translated from the coding sequence ATGCCAAATAACGATGAAGAACTTTACCAGGAGCACGTGCTCGACCATTACGAGGACCCCTATCATCGGGGTCAATGCGAAAAGGCCACTCATGCCCATGAAGACGACAACCCCCTCTGCGGGGATATTGTTCGAATCGAGCTCAAGCTAGACGAAGGGGGTAAAATCCACGACGTTTGGTTCGACGGCGATGGATGTTGCATCAGCCAAGCCTCCGCCTCCATGTTGATCGAAAAAATGAATGGCAAGTCAGTGGATGACGTCAAGGATTTCAGCGCAGAACAAATGCTGGATCTATTCGGCGCTCGCTTGACACCCAATCGACAAAAATGCTGCCTGTTGTCCTGGCGCGTGTTGCAATCCGCCATTTTCTCGCCCCTCGACGCGAGCGACCCGGATTCGAATCCGGGTCCAGATTTCAACGGCCCGGATTTGGGAGAAGAATCGTAA
- a CDS encoding YCF48-related protein: MRQILCLLTAVIALQNGSANADWPKAFRMDANLYDICFIDAQIGWTVGDRGTILKTSDGGATWHLQSSSVDCRLESVHFLDQNHGWAVGGQTVPYTHRTLGVLLKTHDGGQTWTKQENNFLPWLTQVEFFDQQRGIVAGHPSAMYPSAVHRTEDSGKHWKPCSGKTSGGIFASFNPDGNGLLIERDGRLTRMESQRLTPLSKAPLGGALARQLYMQSARQGIICGTQGRIGLTRDGGTNWSKPENLVPDQWLAEYDWLAMAGQGQQAWIAGVPGSHVLHTNNGGRSWEVQQTGQSLPIFALHFADAKYGWAVGAMGTILATTDGGTTWHTQNGGPQRLAVTTIVSNIADIPWEFLAQATAGEGFLASIEVLSGPAPINQSAGTVPIASRLYDAATSVSCTGANVIQSLPTFDPQLKLTAAQISKNWDLAIGTSSREQLTEYLVRQFRLYRPEMVLIADHPQRAQGAFELSRNLVRNAIDQAADAQSYRSQIDFGGLKPWQVRQIATRTNTESEQAYRVSDSRLVLSMGQSNANLATKARSIVCSHYQPSTELLLFDIVGHDGVARNRRKRSRLFDSATLSRDERMHRIELNIHDNFRQMQRHAQQRRTVESLLRNAETKGPIQLQQTTQLLRDLPEQDRGDLMYQTAMQLSAKGQSADSFALLSQVAEMPKHRFAESASLLQFTVLSSEEGQQHWKLPTENQIEHLATAAFQVPQSDKGVRPATFEKPTQGRDASTVGPLESNVSQQRQTQALNVAKEIQLKRPDLYFEPMFRFPLAALHRRLGRREEAERFWRYQLANQTDPFWKSCAANEISLIKRNQLHTPTLHVCRLTQSPPFLDGELKDDTWTTASPMMLKVQTNGVGDLNTELFWAWDEKFLYLAARCQRADYGLSIQSTESRKRDADLSNHDRLILRLDTDRDYCTHWKLVIDDRGWAVDALNEDSSWDPNWYIAAHDDLKSWTIEAAIPWHQLRSKNPIPQSAWALGIQRIVPGSGMQSWCPGDTNPSEARFGMLVFE, translated from the coding sequence ATGCGGCAGATTCTTTGCTTGCTTACGGCGGTCATCGCCCTGCAGAACGGTTCGGCGAATGCCGACTGGCCAAAAGCATTTCGAATGGATGCAAATCTCTACGACATCTGTTTCATTGATGCTCAAATCGGCTGGACGGTCGGCGACCGAGGCACGATTCTCAAGACATCCGATGGTGGAGCGACTTGGCACCTCCAATCGAGTTCTGTCGACTGTCGCTTGGAATCCGTTCATTTCCTGGACCAGAATCATGGCTGGGCAGTCGGTGGTCAGACCGTTCCCTACACCCACCGAACGTTGGGCGTCTTGCTAAAAACTCATGATGGGGGACAAACCTGGACCAAACAGGAAAACAATTTTTTACCCTGGCTGACTCAGGTCGAATTTTTCGATCAACAGCGAGGGATTGTGGCTGGGCATCCCTCCGCGATGTACCCGTCTGCCGTTCATCGCACGGAAGACAGCGGCAAGCATTGGAAACCGTGTTCGGGTAAGACCAGTGGCGGCATCTTCGCCAGTTTCAATCCCGATGGTAACGGCCTGTTGATCGAACGTGACGGCAGGCTCACTCGCATGGAATCGCAACGCCTAACACCTTTGTCGAAAGCGCCTTTAGGAGGCGCCTTAGCAAGACAACTCTACATGCAATCGGCAAGACAAGGAATCATCTGTGGAACTCAAGGTCGAATTGGATTGACTCGCGATGGTGGAACCAACTGGTCGAAACCTGAAAACTTGGTCCCCGATCAATGGTTAGCCGAATACGATTGGCTGGCAATGGCAGGTCAGGGCCAACAGGCTTGGATTGCCGGCGTTCCTGGCAGTCACGTCCTGCATACCAACAATGGCGGCAGATCGTGGGAGGTGCAACAGACAGGCCAGAGTCTACCTATCTTTGCCTTGCACTTTGCTGATGCAAAATATGGCTGGGCAGTCGGAGCGATGGGCACCATCCTCGCGACAACCGATGGCGGCACGACTTGGCATACCCAAAACGGCGGACCGCAACGGCTGGCAGTCACCACAATCGTCAGCAACATTGCCGATATACCCTGGGAATTTCTCGCGCAAGCCACCGCAGGGGAGGGATTCCTCGCCTCGATTGAAGTCTTGAGCGGTCCCGCCCCGATAAACCAAAGTGCCGGAACCGTTCCGATTGCGAGCCGCCTCTATGATGCGGCAACATCCGTTTCGTGCACCGGTGCAAATGTCATCCAGTCGCTACCCACTTTCGATCCACAACTCAAATTGACCGCCGCCCAAATCTCGAAGAACTGGGATCTTGCGATCGGCACTAGCAGTCGAGAGCAACTGACGGAGTACCTGGTCCGCCAATTTCGCTTGTATCGTCCGGAGATGGTGCTGATCGCCGATCATCCCCAACGGGCCCAAGGAGCATTTGAACTCAGTCGAAACCTGGTTCGCAATGCGATCGATCAAGCCGCCGATGCACAATCGTATCGGTCCCAAATCGACTTTGGTGGATTGAAACCATGGCAAGTTCGACAAATCGCTACTCGGACGAATACGGAATCGGAACAAGCGTATCGTGTCAGCGATTCACGATTGGTGTTGTCGATGGGTCAATCCAACGCCAATTTAGCAACCAAAGCTCGTTCGATTGTTTGCTCGCATTATCAACCAAGCACAGAACTTTTGCTGTTTGACATTGTCGGTCACGATGGTGTCGCTCGAAACCGGCGAAAGCGTTCACGTCTGTTCGACAGTGCGACACTTTCTCGCGATGAACGCATGCATCGAATCGAATTGAACATTCACGATAATTTCCGGCAAATGCAACGTCATGCTCAACAACGGCGAACGGTCGAAAGCTTGTTACGCAATGCAGAAACAAAAGGGCCAATCCAACTGCAGCAAACCACTCAGTTGTTGCGTGACCTCCCTGAACAAGACCGGGGTGATCTAATGTACCAGACGGCGATGCAACTCAGTGCCAAAGGACAAAGCGCTGATTCGTTCGCCTTGCTTTCGCAAGTAGCCGAGATGCCGAAACATCGATTCGCCGAATCGGCCTCGCTGCTGCAGTTCACCGTTCTCTCCAGTGAAGAAGGTCAACAACATTGGAAGCTCCCAACGGAAAACCAAATCGAACATTTAGCCACGGCGGCTTTCCAAGTACCGCAGAGCGACAAAGGAGTTCGCCCGGCGACCTTTGAGAAACCAACCCAAGGCCGAGACGCATCGACTGTAGGCCCTTTGGAATCGAATGTCTCTCAACAACGACAAACCCAAGCATTGAATGTGGCCAAAGAGATACAACTCAAGCGCCCCGACCTCTACTTTGAACCGATGTTTCGTTTTCCTCTAGCCGCTTTGCACCGGCGACTTGGTCGTCGTGAGGAAGCGGAAAGATTCTGGCGTTACCAACTCGCAAATCAAACGGATCCGTTTTGGAAGAGCTGTGCTGCCAATGAAATCAGTCTCATTAAGCGGAACCAGCTTCACACACCCACGCTGCACGTCTGTCGTCTCACCCAGTCGCCACCATTTTTGGATGGTGAATTGAAAGACGACACATGGACAACCGCTTCGCCGATGATGCTCAAAGTTCAAACGAATGGGGTCGGTGATCTGAACACCGAACTTTTCTGGGCCTGGGATGAAAAGTTTCTCTATCTCGCAGCTCGTTGCCAACGTGCCGATTACGGCCTGAGCATTCAATCAACCGAATCCAGAAAACGTGATGCTGATCTCTCCAACCACGACCGACTGATCTTGCGTTTGGATACAGACCGAGATTATTGCACACACTGGAAATTGGTGATCGATGACCGTGGCTGGGCCGTCGATGCGCTCAATGAAGACTCGTCTTGGGATCCGAATTGGTATATTGCAGCTCACGATGATCTTAAAAGTTGGACAATCGAGGCAGCGATCCCTTGGCATCAACTTCGCTCAAAAAATCCTATCCCGCAAAGCGCATGGGCCTTAGGGATCCAGCGGATTGTGCCCGGTTCCGGAATGCAAAGCTGGTGTCCTGGTGACACCAACCCCAGTGAAGCTCGCTTTGGGATGCTGGTTTTTGAATAG